One part of the Microlunatus elymi genome encodes these proteins:
- a CDS encoding bifunctional aldolase/short-chain dehydrogenase: protein MNVNETVEQLLTRSNRLGANKENTNYAGGNTSAKGADTDPVTGEQVELLWVKGSGGDLGTLKESGLAVLRLDRMRALPNVYPGIDREDEMVAAFDYCLHGLGGAAPSIDTAMHGLVDAPHVDHLHPDSGIAIATAADGEQLTAEIFGDEVVWVPWRRPGFQLGLDIAKIKSENPQAVGCILGGHGITAWGDTSEECEANSLKIIKTAKDYLAEHGKVEPFGAELPGYGALPQAERRAKAAALAPHLRAIASADKPMVGHFTDDAVVLDFLSHQEHPRLAELGTSCPDHFLRTKIKPLVLDLPADASVEDSVARLKELHEQYRADYAAYYNKFADESTPAMRGADPAIVLIPGVGMFSYGANKQTARVAGEFYVNAINVMRGAESVSSYAPIDDHEKFRIEYWALEEAKLQRMPKPRSHAGRIALVTGAASGIGKAIATRLAAEGACVVIADLDQGKAAEAAAELGNTDVAVGIRADVTDPQQVKAAFDEAVLAFGGVDLVVNNAGLSISKPLLETSEKDWDLQHDVMAKGAFLVSQAAAKIMIDQNIGGDIVYISSKNSVFAGPNNIAYSAVKADQAHQVRLLAAELGEYGIRVNGINPDGVVRGSGIFAGGWGAQRAKVYGVPEEDLGKFYAQRTLLKREVLPEHCANAVAVITSAELDHTTGLHIPVDAGVAAAFLR, encoded by the coding sequence ATGAACGTGAACGAGACAGTTGAGCAGTTGCTCACCCGGTCCAACCGGCTGGGCGCCAACAAGGAGAACACCAACTACGCCGGCGGCAACACCTCCGCCAAGGGCGCCGACACCGATCCGGTCACTGGTGAGCAGGTCGAATTGCTGTGGGTGAAGGGATCCGGCGGAGACCTTGGCACGCTGAAGGAGTCCGGACTGGCCGTCCTGCGGCTGGATCGGATGCGGGCACTGCCCAATGTCTACCCGGGCATCGACCGGGAAGACGAAATGGTCGCCGCCTTCGACTACTGCCTGCATGGCTTGGGTGGTGCCGCGCCGTCGATCGACACCGCGATGCACGGGCTCGTCGATGCGCCACATGTCGATCACCTGCATCCCGACTCGGGCATCGCCATCGCCACCGCGGCGGACGGTGAGCAGCTGACCGCCGAGATCTTCGGCGACGAGGTGGTCTGGGTGCCGTGGCGGCGGCCGGGATTCCAACTGGGCTTGGACATCGCCAAGATCAAGAGCGAGAACCCGCAGGCCGTCGGCTGCATTCTCGGCGGCCACGGCATCACTGCCTGGGGTGACACCAGCGAGGAGTGCGAGGCCAACTCGCTGAAGATCATCAAGACCGCCAAGGACTACCTGGCCGAGCACGGCAAGGTCGAACCGTTCGGCGCCGAATTGCCCGGCTACGGGGCCCTGCCCCAAGCCGAACGTCGGGCCAAGGCGGCCGCGCTGGCGCCGCACCTGCGCGCGATCGCGTCGGCGGACAAGCCGATGGTCGGTCACTTCACCGACGACGCCGTGGTGCTGGATTTCCTGTCCCACCAGGAACATCCGCGGCTGGCCGAGCTCGGCACCTCCTGCCCTGACCACTTCCTGCGGACCAAGATCAAGCCGCTGGTGCTGGACCTGCCGGCCGACGCTTCGGTCGAGGACAGTGTGGCTCGGCTGAAGGAACTGCACGAGCAGTACCGGGCCGATTACGCCGCCTACTACAACAAGTTCGCTGACGAGAGCACGCCGGCGATGCGCGGCGCCGACCCGGCGATCGTGCTGATTCCCGGTGTCGGGATGTTCTCCTACGGGGCCAACAAGCAGACCGCCCGGGTCGCCGGCGAGTTCTACGTCAACGCGATCAACGTGATGCGCGGCGCCGAGTCGGTGTCCAGCTACGCGCCGATCGATGATCATGAGAAGTTCCGGATCGAGTACTGGGCGCTGGAAGAGGCCAAGCTGCAGCGGATGCCCAAGCCCCGCAGCCATGCCGGCCGGATCGCGCTGGTCACCGGTGCCGCCAGTGGCATCGGCAAGGCGATCGCCACCCGGCTGGCTGCCGAGGGTGCCTGTGTCGTGATCGCCGATCTTGATCAGGGCAAGGCTGCCGAGGCAGCAGCCGAGCTGGGCAACACTGATGTCGCGGTCGGCATCCGGGCCGACGTCACCGATCCCCAGCAGGTCAAGGCCGCCTTCGACGAGGCGGTGCTGGCCTTCGGCGGTGTTGATCTGGTCGTCAACAACGCCGGTCTGTCGATCTCGAAGCCGCTGCTGGAGACCAGCGAGAAGGACTGGGATCTGCAGCACGACGTGATGGCCAAGGGTGCGTTCCTGGTATCCCAGGCCGCGGCCAAGATCATGATCGATCAGAACATCGGCGGCGACATCGTCTACATCTCCAGCAAGAACTCGGTCTTCGCCGGCCCGAACAACATCGCCTACAGCGCGGTCAAGGCCGATCAGGCCCACCAGGTGCGCTTGCTGGCCGCCGAGTTGGGGGAGTACGGCATCCGGGTGAACGGGATCAACCCCGACGGTGTGGTCCGCGGTTCCGGCATCTTCGCCGGCGGCTGGGGCGCGCAGCGGGCCAAGGTGTACGGCGTACCGGAGGAGGATCTGGGCAAGTTCTACGCCCAGCGCACCCTGCTCAAGCGGGAGGTGTTGCCGGAGCACTGCGCCAACGCGGTGGCCGTGATCACCTCCGCCGAACTCGACCACACCACCGGCCTGCACATCCCGGTCGACGCCGGCGTTGCCGCCGCATTCCTGCGGTGA
- the rhaI gene encoding L-rhamnose isomerase, with protein MSSFDQIAPQLEHQAIELPSWAFGNSGTRFRVFPQAGVPRNPEEKIADAAKVNEVTGLAPSVALHIPWDKVDDYDKLGRFAADHGVRLGTINSNTFQDDDYMLGSLTHHDQRVRDKAVAHLYECIEIMNTTGSRDLKIWLADGTNYPGQADIRQRQEWLAEGLKKAYDKLAPQQRLILEYKFFEPAFYHTDVPDWGTSYAHCAALGDQAKVCLDTGHHAPGTNIEFIVAQLLRLGKLGSFDFNSRFYADDDLIVGAADPFQLFRILYEVIRGGGYGPDSEVAFMLDQCHNIEAKIPGQIRSVLNVSEMTARALLVDHDALAAAQNAGDVLAANQILMDAFYTDVRSDLADWRVSRGLPADPMAAYAESGYAEQIAAERIGGSQAGWGA; from the coding sequence ATGTCCAGCTTTGACCAGATTGCACCGCAGCTCGAACATCAGGCGATCGAGCTGCCGTCCTGGGCGTTCGGCAACTCCGGCACCCGCTTCCGGGTCTTCCCGCAGGCCGGCGTGCCGCGCAATCCGGAGGAGAAGATCGCCGATGCGGCCAAGGTGAACGAGGTCACCGGGCTGGCGCCGTCGGTCGCATTGCACATCCCGTGGGACAAGGTCGACGACTACGACAAGCTCGGCCGATTCGCGGCTGATCATGGCGTCCGGCTGGGCACGATCAACTCGAACACCTTCCAGGACGACGACTACATGCTGGGCAGCCTGACCCATCATGATCAACGGGTCCGGGACAAGGCCGTCGCACACCTCTACGAGTGCATCGAGATCATGAACACCACCGGCTCCCGGGATCTGAAGATCTGGCTGGCGGACGGCACCAACTACCCGGGCCAGGCCGACATCCGGCAGCGGCAGGAGTGGCTGGCCGAGGGGCTGAAGAAGGCCTACGACAAGCTGGCGCCGCAGCAGCGGTTGATCTTGGAGTACAAGTTCTTCGAGCCGGCGTTCTACCACACCGACGTGCCGGACTGGGGCACCTCGTACGCGCATTGTGCGGCGCTGGGTGATCAGGCCAAGGTCTGCCTGGACACCGGTCACCACGCGCCCGGCACCAACATCGAATTCATCGTCGCGCAGCTGCTGCGGCTCGGGAAGCTCGGCTCGTTCGACTTCAACTCCCGCTTCTACGCCGACGACGACCTGATCGTCGGCGCGGCCGATCCGTTCCAGCTCTTCCGGATCCTGTACGAGGTGATCCGCGGCGGCGGCTACGGTCCGGACTCCGAGGTCGCCTTCATGCTCGATCAGTGCCACAACATCGAGGCCAAGATCCCCGGCCAGATCCGTTCGGTGCTGAACGTCTCCGAGATGACCGCCCGAGCGCTGCTGGTTGATCATGACGCGCTGGCCGCGGCGCAGAACGCCGGTGACGTGCTGGCCGCGAACCAGATCCTGATGGACGCCTTCTACACCGACGTACGCAGTGATCTTGCCGACTGGCGGGTCAGCCGCGGCCTGCCCGCCGACCCGATGGCCGCCTACGCCGAGAGTGGTTACGCCGAGCAGATCGCCGCCGAACGGATCGGCGGCAGCCAGGCCGGCTGGGGCGCCTGA